One stretch of SAR202 cluster bacterium DNA includes these proteins:
- a CDS encoding SDR family oxidoreductase, whose amino-acid sequence MDLELNGKVAIITGGSEGIGKASAKIMCEEGANVVICARRQELLDSAVNEIKATAKGEIIGISADVTNPDDIKNVVESCITKFGRIDILVNNAGTSNANNFETVDDDVWQHDLDLKFFAAIRFSRLAIEQMKKVGGGRIINVTNLGAKQPGANSVPTSVSRAAGIALTKAMSKDLAQYNILVNTVLIGLIKSGQHQNRFHNEKGVDIEQYYEERSGNIPLKRFGEAEEAGNIISFLASGKASYITGTSMNIDGGTSGVL is encoded by the coding sequence ATGGATTTGGAATTAAATGGTAAAGTTGCAATTATTACAGGTGGTAGTGAAGGAATTGGGAAAGCATCTGCCAAAATAATGTGTGAAGAAGGTGCTAATGTTGTTATCTGTGCAAGAAGGCAAGAACTTCTAGACAGTGCAGTAAATGAAATTAAAGCCACTGCTAAAGGTGAAATTATTGGAATTTCAGCTGACGTGACAAATCCAGATGACATAAAAAATGTCGTAGAATCATGCATAACCAAATTTGGTAGAATTGATATCCTTGTAAATAATGCAGGAACATCTAATGCTAACAATTTTGAAACTGTAGATGATGATGTCTGGCAACACGACCTTGACCTCAAATTTTTTGCAGCAATACGATTTTCACGACTAGCAATAGAACAAATGAAAAAAGTCGGTGGTGGAAGAATCATCAATGTTACAAATCTAGGGGCAAAACAGCCTGGAGCTAATTCTGTCCCTACTTCTGTAAGTAGAGCCGCTGGAATTGCATTAACAAAAGCTATGTCAAAAGATTTAGCTCAATATAATATATTAGTGAACACTGTACTTATCGGATTAATTAAAAGTGGACAACATCAAAATCGGTTTCATAATGAAAAAGGTGTAGATATTGAACAGTATTATGAGGAAAGAAGTGGGAATATACCCTTAAAGCGATTCGGTGAAGCAGAAGAAGCAGGAAACATCATTTCCTTCTTAGCTTCCGGTAAAGCAAGTTATATAACAGGAACATCAATGAACATAGATGGTGGAACATCAGGAGTACTTTAG